The Xanthomonas sp. CFBP 8443 genome has a window encoding:
- the rpsM gene encoding 30S ribosomal protein S13, whose amino-acid sequence MARIAGVNLPAQKHVWVGLQSIFGIGRTRSKKVCEAAGVTSTTKIRDLSEPEIERLRLEVGKYIVEGDLRREVGIAIKRLMDLGCYRGLRHRRGLPLRGQRTRTNARTRKGPRKAIRK is encoded by the coding sequence ATGGCGCGTATTGCAGGCGTCAACCTGCCAGCCCAGAAGCACGTCTGGGTCGGGTTGCAAAGCATTTTCGGCATCGGCCGTACCCGTTCGAAGAAGGTCTGCGAAGCCGCAGGCGTGACCTCGACCACCAAGATCCGTGACCTGTCCGAACCGGAAATCGAGCGCCTGCGCCTCGAAGTCGGCAAGTACATCGTCGAAGGCGACCTGCGTCGCGAAGTGGGCATCGCCATCAAGCGACTGATGGACCTGGGCTGCTACCGCGGCCTGCGTCATCGTCGTGGCCTGCCGCTGCGTGGTCAGCGCACCCGCACCAACGCCCGCACCCGCAAGGGCCCGCGCAAGGCGATCAGGAAGTAA
- a CDS encoding mechanosensitive ion channel family protein, whose product MDLDWIPWRAYTLPIGAAVVLGFLAWWLLLRIAQRMRGRDYRRARIIGVISVPMAFLLPMLMLSFALESTPLDDRALADLQHLLHIGMIGCVTWLLVRGVAALERAILRSYPIEVADNLTARRVQTQTRVLARVAMGTIILLGTSVVLLTFPAVRQIGTTLLASAGIIGLVAGIAAKPVFGNLIAGLQIALTQPIRLDDVVIVEGEWGRIEEIGSSYVVVRIWDERRMVVPLTWFIENPFQNWTRSSANLLGTAFLWLDYRTPMAQLRAELERICKSEPLWDGRVCVTQVTETSESTIQVRLLVSARNSGDAFDLRCIVRERMIDFLTREHPYALPTLRAQIASEPARAPRTPAVPSDSAAMRSPGAEDGAPAATVAPDAGEQKPDTA is encoded by the coding sequence CTGGACCTAGACTGGATCCCATGGCGGGCCTACACGTTGCCGATCGGTGCGGCGGTGGTGCTCGGCTTCCTCGCCTGGTGGTTGCTGCTGCGCATCGCGCAGCGCATGCGCGGGCGCGACTATCGGCGTGCCCGCATCATCGGCGTGATCAGCGTGCCGATGGCGTTCCTGCTGCCGATGCTGATGCTCAGCTTCGCGCTGGAGTCCACGCCGCTGGACGATCGCGCGCTGGCCGACCTGCAGCACCTGCTGCACATCGGCATGATCGGCTGCGTGACCTGGCTGCTGGTGCGCGGCGTCGCCGCGCTGGAGCGGGCGATCCTGCGCAGCTATCCGATCGAGGTGGCCGACAACCTGACCGCGCGCCGCGTCCAGACCCAGACCCGGGTGCTGGCGCGCGTGGCGATGGGCACGATCATCCTGCTCGGCACTTCGGTGGTGCTGCTGACCTTTCCCGCGGTGCGGCAGATCGGCACCACGCTGCTGGCCTCGGCCGGCATCATCGGCCTGGTCGCCGGTATCGCCGCCAAGCCGGTGTTCGGCAACCTGATCGCCGGCCTGCAGATCGCCTTGACCCAGCCGATCCGGCTCGACGACGTGGTCATCGTCGAAGGCGAATGGGGCCGCATCGAGGAGATCGGCAGTTCCTACGTGGTGGTGCGCATCTGGGACGAGCGGCGCATGGTGGTGCCGTTGACCTGGTTCATCGAGAACCCGTTCCAGAACTGGACGCGCAGCAGCGCCAATCTGCTCGGTACCGCGTTCCTGTGGCTGGACTACCGCACGCCGATGGCGCAGTTGCGCGCGGAACTGGAGCGGATCTGCAAGAGCGAGCCGTTGTGGGACGGACGCGTCTGCGTGACCCAGGTGACCGAGACCAGCGAGAGCACGATCCAGGTGCGCCTGCTGGTCAGTGCGCGCAACTCCGGCGATGCGTTCGACCTGCGCTGCATCGTGCGCGAACGCATGATCGACTTCCTGACCCGCGAGCATCCCTACGCCTTGCCGACGCTGCGTGCGCAGATCGCGTCAGAGCCGGCGCGTGCGCCGCGGACGCCGGCTGTCCCCAGCGACTCGGCGGCGATGCGCTCGCCGGGCGCCGAGGACGGCGCGCCGGCGGCGACAGTGGCGCCTGACGCGGGCGAGCAGAAGCCGGATACGGCGTAG
- a CDS encoding TonB-dependent receptor, with amino-acid sequence MTPRPLSAAIALILLAAPGLALAADAAIADTGPERTTDLDAVSVTAKLEAARNALSPDIGSSQYTINAEDIERLPLGASTPLNQVLLQAPGVVQDSYGGIHVRGDHANLQYRINGVLIPESISGFGQSLDPRTIKSIKLLDGALPAQFGDRTAAVVDITTKSGVELGNGGSVGLTGGSYGTLNPNASWWGSSGRWSWFVTGDYEQNKNGLENPVDSRSPEHDKSHQGKGFADLSYLLDENTRLSLLVGFANNRFQIPNNPGQAPAFDYLGTTDFDSSRLDENQRENTRFGTLVLQGSLGATSYQLSAGQRYSSVTFSPDIAGDLIFNGVASQVDRSNRANTVQADFSTPLGDTHTLRYGLYGNFEHAIAGNNSYVFPADADGNQTSNVPLFIPDASRFHASTYALYLQDEWKIGDDWTVNYGVRGDRYKAFGTTEGQLSPRLGVVWQASADTTVHAGYARYFTPPASELISTSDIALYDGTTNQQSTAGGATTPLSERSDYYDLGISQVVTDHLTLGLDTYYRKADRLQDEGQFGAAYVYSTFNYRYGRIRGAEFSADYSNGPVTAYFNAAYSKAVGKRVMTSLYNFDPDALAYAYDNWIHLDHDQKFTSSGGISYAIDDASRVGANYLFGSGLRTDTATVPNGGELPSYFQLNLSAGHDFALGAHPLHTQLAVLNVLDRSYQLRDGGGIGVFAPQWAPRRGVYLSLQQDF; translated from the coding sequence ATGACTCCTCGTCCCCTCTCCGCCGCCATCGCCCTGATCCTGCTAGCCGCCCCCGGCCTCGCGCTCGCCGCTGATGCGGCCATTGCCGATACCGGCCCCGAGCGCACCACCGACCTGGATGCGGTCAGCGTCACCGCCAAGCTCGAAGCCGCGCGCAACGCGCTGTCGCCGGATATCGGCAGCAGCCAATACACGATCAACGCCGAGGACATCGAACGGCTGCCGCTGGGCGCCTCCACCCCGCTCAACCAGGTGCTGCTGCAGGCGCCGGGCGTGGTCCAGGATTCCTACGGCGGCATCCACGTGCGCGGCGACCACGCCAACCTGCAGTACCGCATCAACGGCGTACTGATCCCCGAATCGATCTCCGGCTTCGGCCAGAGCCTGGACCCGCGCACGATCAAGAGCATCAAGCTGCTCGACGGCGCGCTGCCGGCGCAGTTCGGCGACCGCACCGCGGCGGTGGTGGACATCACCACCAAGAGCGGCGTGGAACTGGGCAACGGCGGCAGCGTCGGCCTCACCGGAGGCTCCTACGGCACGCTCAATCCGAACGCCTCCTGGTGGGGCAGCAGCGGCCGCTGGAGCTGGTTCGTCACCGGCGACTACGAGCAGAACAAGAACGGCCTGGAGAACCCGGTCGACAGCCGCAGTCCCGAGCACGACAAATCGCACCAGGGCAAGGGCTTCGCCGACCTCAGCTACCTGCTCGACGAGAACACCCGGCTCAGCCTGCTGGTCGGCTTCGCCAACAACCGCTTCCAGATCCCGAACAATCCCGGGCAGGCGCCCGCGTTCGACTACCTGGGCACCACCGATTTCGATTCGTCCAGGCTCGACGAAAACCAGCGCGAGAACACCCGCTTCGGCACCTTGGTGCTGCAAGGCTCGCTCGGCGCCACCAGCTACCAGCTGTCGGCCGGGCAGCGCTACAGCAGCGTGACGTTCTCGCCCGACATCGCCGGCGACCTGATCTTCAACGGCGTCGCCTCGCAAGTGGACCGCAGCAACCGCGCCAACACCGTGCAGGCCGATTTCTCCACCCCGCTCGGCGACACGCACACGCTGCGCTACGGCCTGTACGGCAACTTCGAACACGCTATCGCCGGCAACAATTCCTACGTGTTCCCGGCCGATGCCGACGGCAACCAGACCAGTAACGTGCCGCTGTTCATTCCCGACGCCAGCCGCTTCCACGCCAGCACCTACGCGCTGTATCTGCAGGACGAGTGGAAGATCGGCGACGACTGGACCGTGAATTACGGCGTGCGCGGCGACCGCTACAAGGCATTCGGCACTACCGAAGGCCAGCTCAGCCCGCGCCTGGGCGTGGTCTGGCAAGCCAGCGCCGACACCACCGTGCACGCCGGCTATGCGCGCTACTTCACCCCGCCGGCCAGCGAGCTGATCTCCACCAGCGACATCGCCCTGTACGACGGCACCACCAACCAGCAGTCCACCGCCGGCGGTGCGACCACGCCGCTGAGCGAGCGCAGCGACTACTACGACCTGGGCATCTCGCAGGTGGTCACCGATCACCTGACCCTGGGCCTGGACACGTATTACCGCAAGGCCGACCGGCTGCAGGACGAAGGCCAGTTCGGCGCCGCCTACGTCTATTCCACCTTCAACTACCGCTATGGCCGCATCCGCGGCGCCGAATTCAGCGCCGACTACAGCAACGGGCCGGTCACCGCCTACTTCAACGCCGCCTACAGCAAGGCGGTGGGCAAGCGGGTCATGACCAGCCTGTACAACTTCGACCCGGACGCGCTGGCCTACGCCTACGACAACTGGATCCACCTGGACCACGACCAGAAGTTCACCTCGTCCGGCGGCATCAGCTACGCGATCGACGACGCCAGCCGGGTCGGCGCCAACTACCTGTTCGGCAGCGGCCTGCGCACCGATACCGCCACCGTGCCCAACGGCGGCGAGCTGCCGTCGTACTTCCAGTTGAACCTCAGCGCCGGGCACGACTTCGCACTCGGCGCGCATCCGCTGCACACGCAACTGGCGGTGCTCAACGTGCTCGATCGCAGCTACCAGCTGCGCGACGGCGGCGGCATCGGCGTGTTCGCGCCGCAATGGGCGCCGCGCCGCGGCGTATACCTGAGCCTGCAGCAGGATTTCTGA
- a CDS encoding disulfide bond formation protein B, with protein sequence MNPLRWSFRAQFLLGFLICAALLGYAIYVQVQLGIEPCPLCIFQRIAFAALGLLFLLGALHGPARSGGRKIYAVLTFLAAAIGAGISTKHVSVQLFPDPMASCGPPLSFLRETLGPFEVLRRVLTGTGDCGNIDWRFLGLSMPMWCLICFVLLAVFALYAGFKTRRRSLH encoded by the coding sequence ATGAACCCGTTACGCTGGAGTTTCCGCGCGCAGTTCCTGCTCGGCTTTCTGATCTGCGCCGCGCTGCTGGGCTACGCGATCTATGTGCAGGTGCAGCTCGGCATCGAACCCTGTCCGCTGTGCATCTTCCAGCGCATCGCGTTCGCCGCGCTGGGCCTGCTGTTCCTGCTCGGCGCCTTGCACGGTCCGGCGCGCAGCGGCGGGCGCAAGATCTATGCGGTGCTGACGTTCCTGGCCGCGGCGATCGGCGCCGGCATCTCCACCAAGCACGTGTCGGTGCAGCTGTTCCCCGATCCGATGGCCTCCTGCGGGCCGCCGCTGAGCTTCCTGCGCGAGACGCTGGGACCGTTCGAGGTGCTGCGCCGGGTGCTGACCGGGACCGGCGACTGCGGCAATATCGACTGGCGCTTCCTGGGGTTGTCGATGCCGATGTGGTGCCTGATCTGCTTCGTGCTGCTGGCGGTGTTCGCGCTGTATGCCGGATTCAAGACCAGGCGGCGTTCGCTGCACTGA
- the secY gene encoding preprotein translocase subunit SecY, translating to MAQAGMGNLGGGLGKFTELRQRLLFVLGALIVYRIGCYVPVPGVNPEAMLALMQAQGGGIVDMFNMFSGGALHRFSIFALNVMPYISASIVIQLATHIFPSLKAMQKEGESGRRKITQYSRIGAVLLAVVQGGSIALALQNQTAPGGAPVVYAPGMGFVLTAVIALTAGTIFLMWVGEQVTERGIGNGVSLIIFAGIVAGLPAAAIQTLEAYSNGDLQFISLLLIVLTILAFTLFVVFVERGQRRITVNYARRQGGRNAYMNQTSFLPLKLNMAGVIPPIFASSILAFPATLSMWSGQAASNSTFGSWLQRIANALGPGEPVHMIVFAALIIGFAFFYTALVFNSQETADNLKKSGALIPGIRPGKATADYVDGVLTRLTAAGSLYLVIVCLLPEIMRAQLGTSFHFGGTSLLIAVVVVMDFIAQIQAHLMSHQYESLLKKANLKGGSRGGGFARG from the coding sequence ATGGCGCAGGCTGGCATGGGTAACCTCGGCGGCGGGCTCGGCAAGTTCACGGAACTTCGCCAGCGCCTGTTGTTCGTTCTCGGCGCATTGATCGTCTACCGCATCGGCTGCTATGTGCCGGTGCCGGGCGTCAATCCCGAAGCCATGCTTGCGCTGATGCAGGCGCAGGGCGGCGGCATCGTGGACATGTTCAACATGTTCTCGGGCGGCGCCCTGCACCGTTTCAGCATCTTCGCGCTGAACGTGATGCCGTACATCTCGGCATCGATCGTGATCCAGTTGGCCACGCACATCTTCCCGTCGCTGAAGGCGATGCAGAAGGAAGGCGAATCCGGCCGACGCAAGATCACCCAGTATTCGCGCATCGGCGCGGTGTTGCTGGCGGTGGTGCAGGGCGGCAGTATCGCGCTGGCGCTGCAGAACCAGACCGCACCGGGCGGCGCACCGGTGGTGTACGCGCCGGGCATGGGCTTCGTGCTCACCGCGGTGATCGCGTTGACCGCCGGCACCATCTTCCTGATGTGGGTCGGCGAGCAGGTCACCGAGCGCGGCATCGGCAACGGCGTGTCGCTGATCATCTTCGCCGGCATCGTCGCCGGCCTGCCGGCGGCGGCGATCCAGACGCTGGAGGCCTACAGCAATGGCGACCTGCAGTTCATCTCGCTGCTGCTGATCGTGCTGACCATCCTCGCCTTCACCTTGTTCGTGGTGTTCGTCGAGCGCGGGCAGCGACGAATCACGGTGAATTATGCGCGCCGCCAGGGCGGCCGCAACGCGTACATGAACCAGACCTCGTTCCTGCCGCTGAAGCTGAACATGGCCGGCGTGATTCCGCCGATCTTCGCCTCGAGCATCCTCGCCTTCCCGGCGACGCTGTCGATGTGGTCGGGCCAGGCCGCCTCCAACAGCACCTTCGGCAGCTGGCTGCAGCGCATCGCCAATGCGCTGGGCCCGGGCGAGCCGGTGCACATGATCGTGTTCGCCGCGCTGATCATCGGCTTCGCGTTCTTCTATACCGCGCTGGTGTTCAACTCGCAGGAAACCGCGGACAACCTGAAGAAGTCCGGCGCGCTGATCCCGGGCATCCGTCCGGGCAAGGCCACCGCCGACTACGTCGACGGCGTGCTGACCCGGTTGACCGCGGCCGGCTCGCTGTACCTGGTGATCGTGTGCCTGCTGCCGGAAATCATGCGCGCGCAGCTCGGCACCTCGTTCCATTTCGGCGGCACCTCGCTGTTGATCGCGGTCGTGGTGGTGATGGACTTCATCGCGCAGATCCAGGCGCACCTGATGTCGCACCAGTACGAAAGCCTGTTGAAGAAGGCCAACCTCAAGGGTGGCTCGCGCGGCGGCGGTTTCGCCCGCGGTTGA
- the rplQ gene encoding 50S ribosomal protein L17 produces the protein MRHQKSGRKFNRTSAHRQAMFSNMAASLFKHELIKTTLPKAKELRRVAEPLITIAKVDGVANRRLAFSRLRDKEAVGKLFVELGPRYQSRPGGYLRILKCGFRAGDNAPMAYVELVDRPTAIAEEVAE, from the coding sequence ATGCGTCACCAGAAATCCGGCCGCAAGTTCAACCGCACCAGCGCCCATCGGCAGGCGATGTTCTCCAACATGGCGGCCTCGCTGTTCAAGCACGAGCTGATCAAGACCACCCTGCCGAAGGCCAAGGAGCTGCGTCGCGTCGCCGAGCCGCTGATCACCATCGCCAAGGTCGATGGCGTCGCCAATCGCCGTCTGGCCTTCTCGCGCCTGCGCGACAAGGAAGCGGTGGGCAAGCTGTTCGTCGAGCTGGGCCCGCGTTACCAGTCGCGTCCGGGCGGCTACCTGCGCATCCTGAAGTGCGGCTTCCGCGCCGGCGACAACGCGCCGATGGCGTACGTCGAGCTGGTCGATCGCCCGACCGCGATCGCCGAGGAAGTGGCCGAGTAA
- the rplO gene encoding 50S ribosomal protein L15: MTLHLNDLKPAEGARTERTRVGRGIGSGLGKTCGRGHKGSFARKGGGKIKAGFEGGQTPMQRRLPKIGFRSKMAKDTAEVLSYQLDNLPEGEIDFAALRAAKLVPSTAKKAKVVLKGELSKKFVLKGIAATAGAKAAIEAAGGSVQE; encoded by the coding sequence ATGACTTTGCATCTGAATGATCTGAAGCCCGCCGAAGGCGCGCGTACCGAGCGCACCCGCGTCGGCCGCGGCATCGGTTCGGGCCTGGGCAAGACCTGCGGCCGCGGCCACAAGGGTTCGTTCGCGCGCAAGGGCGGCGGCAAGATCAAGGCCGGCTTCGAAGGCGGCCAGACCCCCATGCAGCGCCGTCTGCCGAAGATCGGCTTCCGTTCCAAGATGGCCAAGGACACTGCCGAAGTGCTGTCCTACCAGCTGGACAACCTGCCGGAAGGCGAGATCGATTTCGCCGCGCTGCGCGCTGCGAAGCTGGTCCCGAGCACCGCGAAGAAGGCCAAGGTCGTCCTCAAGGGCGAGCTGAGCAAGAAGTTCGTGCTCAAGGGTATCGCCGCGACCGCCGGTGCCAAGGCGGCAATCGAAGCTGCCGGCGGCAGCGTGCAGGAGTAA
- the rpoA gene encoding DNA-directed RNA polymerase subunit alpha → MTVTANQVLRPRGPQIERLTDNRAKVVIEPLERGYGHTLGNALRRVLLSSIPGFAITEVEIDGVLHEYTTVEGLQEDVLEVLLNLKDVAIRMHTGDSATLSLSKQGPGVVTAADIKVDHNVEILNNDHVICHLTKDTAINMRLKIERGFGYQPAAARRRPDEETRTIGRLVLDASFSPVRRVAYAVESARVEQRTDLDKLVLDIETNGTIDAEEAVRTAADILSDQLSVFGDFTHRDRGAAKPASNGVDPVLLRPIDDLELTVRSANCLKAESIYYIGDLIQKTEVELLKTPNLGKKSLTEIKEVLAQRGLSLGMKLENWPPAGVAQHGMLG, encoded by the coding sequence ATGACGGTTACCGCCAACCAGGTTCTGCGCCCCCGTGGGCCGCAGATCGAACGCCTTACCGACAACCGCGCCAAGGTCGTAATCGAGCCCTTGGAGCGTGGTTATGGGCACACGCTGGGCAATGCCCTGCGTCGCGTGCTGCTGTCCTCGATCCCCGGCTTCGCGATCACCGAAGTCGAGATCGACGGCGTGCTGCACGAGTACACCACGGTCGAAGGGCTGCAGGAAGATGTGCTTGAAGTCCTGCTCAACCTCAAGGACGTGGCCATCCGCATGCACACCGGCGACAGCGCCACGCTGTCGCTGTCCAAGCAGGGTCCGGGCGTCGTGACCGCTGCCGATATCAAGGTCGACCACAACGTCGAGATCCTCAACAACGATCATGTCATCTGCCATCTGACCAAGGATACGGCGATCAACATGCGTCTGAAGATCGAGCGTGGCTTCGGCTACCAGCCGGCCGCCGCGCGTCGCCGTCCGGACGAGGAAACCCGCACCATCGGCCGCCTGGTCCTGGATGCGTCGTTCTCGCCGGTGCGCCGCGTCGCCTACGCGGTCGAATCCGCGCGCGTCGAGCAGCGGACCGACCTGGACAAGCTGGTCCTGGACATCGAGACCAACGGCACCATCGATGCCGAGGAAGCCGTGCGCACCGCCGCCGACATCCTCAGCGATCAGCTGTCGGTGTTCGGCGACTTCACCCATCGCGACCGTGGCGCGGCCAAGCCGGCCAGCAACGGCGTGGATCCGGTGCTGCTGCGTCCGATCGACGATCTGGAACTGACCGTGCGTTCGGCCAACTGCCTGAAGGCCGAGAGCATCTACTACATCGGCGATCTGATCCAGAAGACCGAAGTGGAGTTGCTCAAGACCCCGAACCTCGGCAAGAAGTCGCTGACCGAGATCAAGGAAGTGCTGGCCCAGCGTGGCCTGTCGCTCGGCATGAAGCTGGAGAACTGGCCGCCGGCCGGCGTCGCCCAGCACGGCATGCTCGGCTAA
- a CDS encoding 3-deoxy-7-phosphoheptulonate synthase class II, producing the protein MNLSVPAAAPESVPPLWTPASWRDKPALQMPVYPDAQALEATLGELRHLPPLVTSWEIFALKKQLAEAQEGKRFLLQGGDCAENFSDCESGTISNRLKVLLQMSLVLVHGLRLPVVRVGRYAGQYAKPRSADTETRDGVTLPSYRGDVVNGPEFTAQARVPDPQRMITAHSRSAMTMNFVRALIDGGFADLHHPEYWNLSWVGYSPLAEDYQKMVASIGDAVRFMETLSGAQLYNLNRVDFYTSHEALLLPYEEALTREVPRQWGWFNLSTHYPWIGMRTAALDGAHVEYFRGIRNPIAIKVGPSAQPDQLLRLIDVLNPEDEPGRLTFIHRMGAAQIAQKLPPLLDAVKRDGRRVLWVCDAMHGNTESTSNGYKTRRYDNVLGEVEQSFDIHAAVGTRLGGVHLELTGEDVTECTGGARELTERDLERAYRSSVDPRLNYEQSLEIALAIVRKQNGRSVPLTTD; encoded by the coding sequence ATGAACCTGTCCGTCCCCGCCGCCGCGCCCGAATCCGTCCCGCCGCTCTGGACGCCCGCCAGCTGGCGCGACAAACCCGCGCTGCAGATGCCGGTGTATCCGGACGCGCAGGCGCTGGAAGCGACGCTGGGCGAATTGCGCCATCTGCCGCCGCTGGTTACCTCGTGGGAGATCTTCGCGCTGAAGAAGCAGCTGGCCGAGGCCCAGGAGGGCAAGCGCTTCCTGCTGCAGGGCGGCGATTGCGCGGAGAACTTCAGCGATTGCGAGTCGGGCACCATCTCCAACCGGCTCAAGGTGCTGCTGCAGATGAGCCTGGTGCTGGTGCACGGGCTGCGCCTGCCGGTGGTGCGGGTCGGCCGCTACGCCGGCCAGTACGCCAAGCCGCGCTCGGCCGATACCGAAACCCGCGACGGCGTGACCCTGCCCAGCTATCGCGGCGACGTGGTCAACGGCCCGGAATTCACCGCGCAGGCGCGCGTGCCCGACCCGCAGCGGATGATCACCGCGCACTCGCGTTCGGCGATGACGATGAATTTCGTGCGCGCGCTGATCGATGGCGGTTTCGCCGACCTGCACCATCCCGAATACTGGAACCTGAGCTGGGTCGGCTACTCGCCGCTGGCCGAGGACTACCAGAAGATGGTGGCCTCGATCGGCGACGCGGTGCGCTTCATGGAGACGCTGTCCGGCGCGCAGCTGTACAACCTCAACCGGGTCGATTTCTACACCTCGCACGAAGCGCTGCTGCTGCCGTACGAGGAGGCGTTGACCCGCGAGGTGCCGCGGCAGTGGGGCTGGTTCAACCTCAGCACGCACTATCCGTGGATCGGCATGCGCACCGCCGCGCTGGACGGCGCGCACGTGGAATATTTCCGCGGCATCCGCAATCCGATCGCGATCAAGGTCGGGCCTTCGGCGCAGCCGGACCAGTTGCTGCGCCTGATCGATGTGCTCAATCCCGAGGACGAGCCGGGCCGGCTGACCTTCATCCATCGCATGGGCGCGGCGCAGATCGCGCAGAAGCTGCCGCCGCTGCTGGACGCGGTGAAGCGCGACGGCCGCCGCGTGCTGTGGGTGTGCGATGCGATGCACGGCAATACCGAGAGCACCAGCAACGGCTACAAGACGCGGCGCTACGACAACGTGCTGGGCGAGGTGGAGCAGTCGTTCGACATCCATGCCGCGGTCGGCACGCGGCTGGGCGGCGTGCACCTGGAATTGACGGGCGAGGACGTCACCGAATGCACCGGCGGCGCGCGCGAGCTGACCGAGCGCGACCTGGAGCGCGCCTACCGCTCCAGCGTGGATCCGCGCCTGAACTACGAGCAGTCGCTGGAGATCGCGCTGGCGATCGTGCGCAAGCAGAACGGGCGCAGCGTGCCGCTGACGACGGACTGA
- the rpsD gene encoding 30S ribosomal protein S4 translates to MARYIGPTCKLARREGADLSLKSPARALDSKCKLEQKPGQHGATARKGKLSDYATQLREKQKVKRIYGLLERQFRNYYKKASTKKGNTGENLLQLLETRLDNVVYRMGFAVTRPAARQLVSHRGVLVNGKSVNLASYQVKAGDAIALSEKAQKQLRVQEALTVAETHDLNPSWVEVDSKKFSGIFKAVPDRADLPADINEALIVELYSK, encoded by the coding sequence ATGGCTCGTTATATCGGTCCTACCTGTAAGCTCGCGCGCCGTGAAGGCGCCGATCTTTCCCTCAAGAGCCCGGCGCGTGCGCTGGACTCCAAGTGCAAGCTGGAGCAGAAGCCCGGCCAGCACGGCGCGACCGCCCGCAAGGGCAAGCTGTCCGACTACGCCACCCAGCTGCGCGAGAAGCAGAAGGTCAAGCGTATCTACGGTCTGCTGGAGCGTCAGTTCCGCAACTACTACAAGAAGGCCTCGACCAAGAAGGGCAACACCGGCGAGAACCTGCTGCAGCTGCTGGAAACCCGCCTGGACAACGTCGTCTACCGCATGGGCTTCGCCGTCACCCGCCCGGCCGCGCGCCAGCTGGTGTCGCACCGTGGCGTGCTGGTCAACGGCAAGTCGGTGAACCTGGCCTCTTACCAGGTCAAGGCCGGCGACGCGATCGCCCTGTCGGAAAAGGCCCAGAAGCAGCTTCGCGTGCAGGAAGCGCTGACCGTTGCCGAAACGCACGACCTGAACCCGTCCTGGGTCGAGGTCGATTCGAAGAAGTTCAGCGGCATCTTCAAGGCCGTGCCGGATCGTGCGGACCTGCCTGCTGACATCAACGAAGCGCTGATCGTCGAGTTGTATTCGAAGTAA
- the rpsK gene encoding 30S ribosomal protein S11, with translation MAKPAAAKTKKKIKRVVTDGVAHVHASFNNTIVTITDRQGNALSWATSGGAGFRGSRKSTPFAAQVAAEKAGRAALDYGVKSLEVRIKGPGPGRESAVRSLNNVGYKITNIIDVTPIPHNGCRPPKKRRV, from the coding sequence ATGGCTAAGCCCGCAGCAGCAAAGACCAAGAAGAAGATCAAGCGCGTCGTCACCGACGGCGTCGCCCACGTCCACGCTTCGTTCAACAACACCATCGTGACCATCACCGACCGTCAGGGCAATGCATTGTCCTGGGCGACCTCCGGTGGCGCTGGTTTCCGCGGTTCGCGCAAGTCCACGCCGTTCGCGGCGCAGGTTGCCGCCGAGAAGGCCGGGCGCGCTGCGCTCGACTACGGCGTGAAGTCGCTGGAAGTGCGCATCAAGGGCCCGGGTCCGGGTCGCGAGTCCGCCGTCCGTTCGTTGAACAACGTCGGATACAAGATCACCAACATCATCGACGTGACGCCTATCCCGCACAACGGGTGCCGTCCGCCGAAGAAGCGTCGCGTCTAA